One segment of Maridesulfovibrio ferrireducens DNA contains the following:
- a CDS encoding elongation factor G has translation MSEALKNQRTYALVGHSGCGKTSTAEMLLFNTGVIDRLGKIEEGTTALDNEPEEIKRRGSIQPGFAGYKWKKNNHYLIDTPGDPNFCGDLPYSLTASDGVIFTIDAVDGVKPLSRKVWAAVEKAELPTVIFINKMDRDRADFDFSFNSLNSALGISPVLLQYPIGSKENFKGIVDMLSGTAYMFEENGKMSKGEIPDDIAEEIEILRETMIENIAESDEELMEKYLEVGELTPDEITQGLSLGVKNRTIFPVCLGSAIENKGGSFLLDMVQTYLPSPLEHPDWKSEDGSTRASDPDAPVACFVFKTLADPFAGQLTLCRVLSGTVSGDLTLINPGRESKERLGTIQLLNGKDQRPVKDPVGPGAIITLAKLKETFTGDTLCDEKSPFEMIKPNVAPQLITFALAPAEKGEEDKVFQAIMKLLVEDINLTLSRDEESGDILLSGMGQNHIEISVEKARRRYKTDIILKTPKVPYRETIKGSAEVQGRYKKQSGGRGQFGDCWIKLEPLEKGAGYEFVNAIVGGVIPKQYIPAVDKGVQESAAKGILAGAPIIDFKVTLYDGTYHAVDSSEMAFKVAGSMAFKKACETAGISLLEPLMNILVEVPDEFMGDIIGDLSSRRGKVLGSGSTSGVTEVKAHVPMSEILQYAPDLRSMTGGQGTFTMELSHYEECPSQIAEKIISDRESPADA, from the coding sequence ACAGGCGTCATTGATCGTCTCGGCAAAATTGAAGAAGGAACAACAGCCCTCGACAACGAACCGGAAGAAATAAAACGCCGCGGATCAATTCAACCAGGATTTGCCGGTTACAAATGGAAGAAGAATAATCATTACCTTATTGATACTCCGGGTGATCCTAATTTTTGCGGAGACCTTCCATACTCTTTAACAGCGTCAGACGGTGTTATCTTTACCATTGACGCAGTAGACGGCGTCAAGCCTCTTTCCCGCAAAGTATGGGCGGCAGTCGAAAAAGCCGAACTTCCTACCGTAATTTTTATCAATAAAATGGATCGTGATCGAGCGGACTTTGACTTCTCTTTTAACAGCCTGAATTCAGCGCTCGGGATCAGCCCCGTACTGCTCCAGTATCCAATAGGAAGCAAGGAAAATTTTAAAGGCATTGTGGATATGCTTTCCGGCACAGCCTACATGTTTGAAGAAAACGGTAAGATGTCCAAGGGCGAAATCCCTGACGATATCGCAGAAGAAATAGAAATTCTGCGCGAAACCATGATTGAAAACATCGCTGAAAGTGATGAAGAACTCATGGAAAAATACCTCGAAGTAGGCGAACTGACCCCTGACGAAATTACTCAGGGACTCTCCTTAGGTGTAAAAAACCGTACTATTTTCCCTGTCTGCCTAGGTTCAGCGATTGAAAATAAAGGGGGATCTTTCTTACTTGATATGGTTCAGACCTACCTTCCTTCTCCGCTGGAACACCCGGACTGGAAAAGTGAAGACGGCTCAACCAGAGCTTCTGACCCGGATGCACCTGTTGCATGTTTTGTTTTCAAAACTCTGGCAGATCCATTTGCCGGACAGCTCACCCTCTGTCGCGTTCTGTCAGGAACAGTATCCGGTGACCTTACCCTTATCAATCCCGGCAGAGAATCCAAAGAAAGACTCGGCACCATTCAGTTACTTAACGGTAAAGACCAGCGGCCCGTGAAAGACCCCGTCGGCCCCGGTGCAATCATAACCCTTGCCAAACTCAAGGAAACATTCACCGGCGACACTCTATGCGATGAAAAATCTCCTTTTGAAATGATAAAACCGAACGTCGCCCCCCAACTGATAACATTTGCTTTAGCTCCGGCAGAAAAAGGCGAGGAAGATAAAGTTTTCCAAGCTATTATGAAACTGCTTGTTGAAGATATTAATTTGACACTTTCCCGCGACGAAGAATCCGGAGACATTCTTCTTTCCGGCATGGGACAGAATCATATTGAAATTTCAGTAGAAAAAGCTAGGCGTCGCTACAAGACCGATATCATTCTTAAAACACCTAAAGTGCCTTACCGCGAAACAATTAAAGGGTCAGCCGAAGTTCAGGGGCGTTATAAGAAACAATCCGGCGGACGCGGGCAGTTCGGAGATTGCTGGATCAAACTTGAACCTCTGGAAAAAGGTGCAGGCTATGAATTTGTTAATGCAATCGTCGGTGGAGTAATCCCGAAACAATATATTCCTGCCGTGGACAAAGGAGTTCAGGAGAGTGCGGCAAAAGGAATCCTTGCAGGTGCTCCTATCATTGATTTTAAGGTCACCCTTTATGATGGAACATATCACGCTGTGGATTCATCTGAAATGGCTTTCAAAGTTGCAGGTTCAATGGCTTTCAAAAAAGCATGCGAGACTGCGGGAATATCTCTGCTTGAACCTCTTATGAATATACTTGTTGAAGTTCCTGATGAATTCATGGGAGACATTATAGGCGACCTTTCCAGCCGCAGAGGAAAAGTCCTCGGTTCCGGCTCAACATCGGGAGTCACTGAAGTTAAAGCACATGTTCCCATGTCAGAGATACTGCAATACGCACCGGATCTGCGGTCAATGACCGGAGGGCAGGGAACCTTCACAATGGAACTTTCCCACTACGAAGAATGCCCGTCTCAGATAGCAGAAAAAATTATATCAGACCGCGAAAGTCCGGCTGATGCTTAA